Part of the Henckelia pumila isolate YLH828 chromosome 2, ASM3356847v2, whole genome shotgun sequence genome is shown below.
AACAAAAACAGCGCAGATAGGTCTCAACAGACTTATTCAACGCTTCACTTTGACCATCTGTTTCAGGGTGGTATGCTGAACTCATTTTCAGTTGAGTTCCTTGTAAGCGAAAAAGTTCTGACCAAAAGAAACTCATGAATACTGGATCTCTGTCACTTACAATCATTTTTGGCACTCCGTGGAGCTTCACCACATTTTTAGTGAAGATGTCAGCCACCGTACTAGCTGTGTAGGGATGTTTTAGCAACAAAAAATGTCCGTATTTAGACAATCTGTCGACCACTACGAAAATGACATCGTACCCTCTTGACTTGGGAAGACCCGTAATAAAATCCATGGCCAAATCCTCCCAAATCACTTCTGGGATACCCAGAGGTTGCAACAACCCAGCAGGTGAGGTAGCGTCGTATTTATTTTTCTGGCAAACGTCACATGCTGCGACGAACTTGTTCACATCATGCCTCATGCCCTTCCAGAAAAAATTGTTTGCCACACGCTTGTAAGTTCGGAGAGCCCCCGAATGACCACCTACTGGAGTGGCATGGAATTCTTGCAACAGTTTGGGAACCCACAGTGAGCTCCGAGGAAACACTAATTGGCCTCGATGCAGGAGACAATCATTGATCATGGAATAATGTCTGCTGCCATTGTCGCCCAACTGTACTTTGTCGATAATGTCCCTCAATTCTTGATCCATCCTGACTGCTTTTTTAAGCTCTTCTATTTCCACCCATTCCACTTTTGTGAGTGCAGCAAGTATGCCAAATTCGTCTCGCCGAGACAGCGCATCTGCTGCCCCATTCTCAGTTCCAGCCTTGTGTTTAATCTCAAACTCATACCCAAGTAGTTTGGCCAACCAATATTGTTGATCCGGAGTTGTAATCCTTTGCTGTAATAGGCTCCGTAATGGCTTATGATCAGTAACCACCACAAATTTGCGGCCcaacagatagtgacgccagtgCTGAATCGCCAATACCAAAGCCATGAGTTCCCTCTCATACGCAGATTTAGTTAAAGCCTTATCTGCCAACGCTTTGCTGTAATAAGCAATAGGCTTGCCTTCCTGAATCAGAACAGCCTCAACTCCCCGACCCGACGCATCGCATTCCACCACAAACTCTTGGCAAAAATCTGGCATGCGTAGAACTGGAGCTGTGCTAAGGGCTAACTTCAATTCCTCAAACGCCCTCTCTGCTTGAGTATTCCAAACAAAACTATTCTTCTTTAATAAATCAGTGAGTGGTCGTGCTATCTTCCCATAATCCCGAATAAATTTTCGGTAATACCCTGTCAATCCAAGGAACCCGCGCAAGGCCTTTAAATTCAGAGGCGTTGGCCAGTTACGTACACTCACTATTTTCTCCGGATCCACCTGAACCCCCTGACCCGAGATGATGTGCCCTAAATATCCCACCTGATCCAGTCCGAAgtgacatttttttttattcaaaaccAGTGCATGTACCTTCAACACTCCCAGTACCACTTCCACATGCACCAAATGCTCATTCCAATCTCtactatatattaaaatatcatcaaaaaatACCAGAACAAACTTTCGCAAATAGGGTCGGAATACCTCATTCATCGTCGCTTGGAATGTGGCAGGGGCATTTTTTAGCCCAAAAGGCATGACCAAAAACTCGTAGTGGCCCTCATGTGTTCGAAACGCTGTTTTTGGTACATCTTTCGCTTGAACCCTGATTTGATGATAGCCCGATTTAAGGTCCAGCTTGGAAAAATGCCGCGCCCCATGTAACTCATCAAATAGCTTTTCAATCACAGGAATCGGGTATTTATCGGCAACAGAAATTTCATTCAATGCTCTGTAATCGACACAGAAACGCCAgctaccatccttcttcttgactaggATAACAGGGCTCGAATACGGACTATTACTTGGCTGAATCACCCCGGACGTCAACATATCTCCTACCATACGCTCAATTTCATCTTTCTGCTGGTGAGCATATCTATAAGGTCGAACCGACACCGGTCCACAACCTTCCTTGATTACAATTGCATGGTCATGGCTACGCTTGGGAGGTAAGTCCTGGGGTTCATGAAAGACCCCTGCATGTGCCGCAAGAATGCGTTGAAGATCTTTGTTAGCCGTTGGTGTGATGTTCGAGTGTGTTCCATCCGTATCCCCTTGCCATTTCAGTACTACTGCCCCACAAAATTCTAGTGCGACGGACTTGACAATAGATTTGAGAGATACCACTGATCGGTTGAGTGTTGGGTCGCCGTGTAGCACCACCGTACGTCCTTCCCAACTAAATTGCATCTGCATTTTTTTCCAATTCAACATGATATCTCCCAAAGTGCGTAACCAATCAACCCCTAAAATCAAGTCAATTCCACCCAAATCAAACAAATAACCCTCAATCGTTACATTGCACTGGTCCAACTCCACACACAGTTTCTTGCACACGCCCTGGCAAGTGATGCGACCCCCATCTCCTAGGCAAACAGCGAAACGCACCCCCGTATCCACCTCTAATCCCAACTCCGCAATCAGCTCCCGTGAGACAAAATTATGGCTCGCTCCACTATCCACCATCGCGACCACTTCACGCCCCGATATTCTCGCTCTCATCTTCAGTGTCTGAGGTTGGTCAATGCCAGTGACGGAATACAAAGGCAATTCCAATGTGTTATATTCCACTTTCGGCGTTCCAGCCCACAGCCCATCTTCCCCCAACGGCGGTGACTCCTCCTCTCCCGTTCCAACGCCCGACTCACCATCAGTAccttcttcttcctcctcggCCAGAATAGTGACTCTCAAACTCTTGTTGGCGCAGATATGCATCGGGTGATAAGGCTCGCCACATTTAAAACAAAGGCCCTTTTCACGCCGATGAAGAAACTCCTGGTGAGAAACGATCCTGCCATCACGAGCTTTAAGTGGCGGGCCCCTAGCCACGTTACCGCTCCGATCAGTGCCCCCACTTCCGCCATATGTAGCTCGCGACCCTCCTCCCATCGGTGTTTGGACGAAGGGTTTACGCGTGGCTACGTCTCCTGGACTCGGGGCTTTAGCACTCCCAGAAAATGAACTATAGAGCTTACTGCGTTCTCAGTCATGGGATTGGGCCTGAGAAGCCCAACCCAATCTTGAAAAGACCTACGCTCCGGGCCCACTCCGAACCCACTTCCGTGTTTTCCCCGATCCAACACCGCCCCATACAGTTCCATCTCCAATCCTCTTGCTAACATCATGGCGCGATCCACCGTCCGAGGATTATGGACAATCATGCGCCGCCGTATCTCCTCCCTCAATCCACTCATGAAGTAACCAAGACACTGATCTTCGTGGATATATCCCACCTGTGCCACCAGCCTTTCGAATTTCTCGATGTAAGTCCCGATCGGCAATTCCCCTTGTTGCAAGGAAGCGATCAACTCATATGGATTCGCCTCAATTCCTCCATATCGTTTGAGGAGCTCTTCCGCCAGCCTATCCCAGGTCATAGTTGGAATCTTTGCTTTCATCCAGCGGTACCAGTGCACCGTGGGTCCTTGCATACATATATAAGCCAACTTGAGCTTACACTCCCGAGGCGTATCATGAACCTCAAAGTATTGCTCCATCTTCCCCAACCAGCCCATGGGATCTTCGCCCTCAAACATCGGTAATTCAATCTTCTTCAGCGCCGCCTTCATCTCTTCCACCATATCATCCTTGCTATTACCACCAACTCCTGTGGCACTCTCCCCTTTCTCCTGCATATCCTCAACTCGTATGGTGTTGATATGCTCCCCACCCTGCGCTTTAATCATCTGCTCTATCAAAACTCTCAAGTCCCCAAAACCTTCGAGAGTTCGATCAATCTTCTCCAATCTACCCTGTACCTGCAACATATTCTCCTGCAACCCACTCACCGACTTCTCCATAGCTTCGAATTTAGCTTCAGCGCGAGTACTCGTCATCTTTTATCCGGCAGGTCGGACCAATGTTGTGTTCTTCAGAAAATGAAAGATTAACACGAAGAACACAAGTGTATTACAATGAATAAAACCCAGAGTAAAATCTCTGTTACAATACTATCTCCCTAGCTAAGTGCTAGTCACTCTTCACGTGTAAAATCTCTAACTGACTTCCCCCCATACACTTCATTTCTGTTATATAACCCCACCCCCTTCACGTGTATTTCCCTTGGATCTCCTAACATATACATTAACAATCTTGGGCTTCCAATTGTCCTTTCCACTTGGTCTTTCTGGGCCTGAAATCTCTGGGCCTGCTGTCTCTCTATTTTCCATCATTGTATTTGGGTTCATAACAAACCCAAACCTACCTTTAAAAGGTTCTTCGATTAGAAAATCCATCCGCAATATATAGCCAGAAAAGTCATGTACGAGAAAACCTTATAAATGACAAAACTTCTCAAAAACCAATACAACTAATGGTAGAGAATTTTACCAAAAGAGATTACatttttaactaaaattttttttgctaCTTGGGATCAACACCAATAGACTGCCAAGCAAGAATTTTCACCACAAAGTTATTAGGTTTACCTCATGCCAGACAATACCTTATTCAAGTGGccactattatttttttattgatatcCAATAACTGTTCCAATGATTTCATAAAATGATACGATCAAAGAGTAAATAAGATATGTGGTCCAAGCCGAGAAATCAGGAAATATTAATGgaataaaaaatattcataacTCGGGTAAATACAACCATTTGTCTCCCCGAAATACTTATTTTTAGTTATAAACAACTAGGTTTCTTAattatggattcaggaagctCTGACATTGAAGTTTATAAAGACTGTTGCTTTCTCCTGGGCACCCACCGTGGCCACCTATGTGAGCACCAGCTGATGTGTCACATCAGCCGGTGCTCACGTAGGTGCCCATTACCCATCATTTACCATACTCTGAGAATTTCATAATAAAGTTTCTGTAGTTTTTGAGCTATTGGCATCATGAAACCTCGGCTGTCATTCTTCTGTGATTGGTTCTGGGAATCCATACAAAAAACTTGTCTTACATTAAAGGAGGACAAATGAAAGAACCATAGGACACACACCAATCCCCAAAACAGAAAAAGGCCAAAATAACTTCACAATGCTATTGAGTGAACAAGACCTGGCATGGTATAAAAATGACTCTTTGGGTGCCACGTTGGTGAGAAGTTAGGTGTCTTTCGGCGAGCTTTTCCGTTACTTGTCGATGAGTTGCAACATCATCCACCAAATTAGACTTCTCCAACCTTTGGCCAATACCATGAATCACAAATACTAAATGTTGAACAGGGACCTACAGCAAAAGAAGGAAATTAACTACTCGTAATTTGGCTGGTTCTACCTCTGAAATTTTATCATCATCACTTAGAGAACAGAAAACAGGAAGGCCAGATAGCTGCCAGTTGAAATCAGAACATACAAGTATTTTTATCAAGCTTCAGAAAATAGAGCAATAGACATCAAAGTCAAAAGCTCCAATAAATTTAGATTCAAATCTCCTCTTAAAGAAccataaagtaaaaaaaaacttCATTTCAGAAACTCTCATGAGCAGACTGACAAGTCACAAGTAGCACCACataccaaaaaaaataatatgacccaatGATTTGATACTTGATAGACATTTAACTATTTTTATCAGCATCTTCATCTTTGAACATTTTGAAAACAGATCCACCATGTAAAAAAAACAAGATATTCACAAGGACAAACAAGATACACAATACACATTATTTCTCATTTATGACCAAGTTTTTTAACTGAAGCAAATATTATCAGAAATCCTTGCCATCTGACTATCGTTGTAAAAGAATCCTGAGAATGAGAGAGCCATGtcatgaaaaacaaaaaaaaactaaaactttaGGATATATATATGATGAGAAACCTACCAAATTACTCTCTTAACGTCTTTCGATCTAAGACGACACATCAAGGTAAAAGATCAACGAGTCAAATTCAAAGATAATTTATCGACTGCTATTTCACAGTGACAACAAGAGTTTCTAGAACACAAAATGCATCATATAAGAAGTGCCACGTAAATCAATTCCCTTATTCACCATGATAACCGTTAAGATCATGAACTTGTGTCTAACTCCACCCCAAAAGCTAGCTTAAAAGAGAAGAATTGTCCAAATCCAAATATACATTTCCcaataacttaatccagtccaTGAGACGTCACGCCTATGAATGAACAATTTTAGCGTAAAGTTTACAAGACATTAGCCGGTAGTCCATAAAGGCAGTTCAACAAATAATGGTGGATCTGAGCTCTAATAATCATGGATTTGGACTTAATTCCACCCCAAGAGCTAGCTCAAGGGGTGAGAATTGTCCAAGTTCATATATACAACTCCCAAGAACTTAATCCAGCCAACGTGAGACCCTAGCACATTCACCTCACGCCCAGGAATGAACATCTTAGCGTGAAGTTTACAAGACATTAGCGGATGGCCCATAAGAGCAGTCCAACAAATAACGGTTTGAACTCTGATACCGTGTTAAGACCATGGACTTGGGCCTAATTACATCACAAAAGCTACTGCCGATGTGGGACATATAACATGGAGTGTTAAGATCATGGACTTAGGCCTAACTTCACCCCAAAAGCTAACTCAAGAGGGAGGATTGTCTAAGTTCATACGTACGACTCTCAAGTACTTAATTCCGCCGATGTGAGACATCTAACATTAATTAAGAATTCAGTGTAGGATGGGAACCAATAACTCATGTCACTAGACTTTAGTTACCTAGTCCACGAAAATCATTTACCTAATTGAATATACATCAGAACTATCCAAACATGTCAGATCATACCAAAGAAGGATCTGACTCAATTCAATAGAAACTTTATAACTACTCAACATTGTTTGGGATACCTGCGAACAGTAATCGTCCATTTCCTCCTCTTTTTGTTGACGTAATTCATCCTGAAACATGGAAGAAAATTGCATGAAGAGATGAAAAATTCTATTGTGGATTTTTAGAAAGAAACATTTGATTGTTTTGAAAGTGAGAAAAAAAGCAGACACAGTCAAATATATCCACGAAAATTCCAACACCTCTTTCCAACCGGAGAAAAAACTCAGGCACTTTCGCATTAATTTTAGTTTCCATTTTATAAAAGATCCAATGCAAATGTTGCAAACTTGTAGttcataaataatatataaatttatacaCATAAAATATCAATATCAAATATCTCATATTTGACAAGAAGCCGGCGTAGTCAAAGAAACCCACAAAAAGTCCAACACCTCTTTCCAATGCCTCTATTTTGATAGGAGAAAACACTCAGGCCctttcacatttttttttagttttcatTTTATAAATATCCAATGCAAATATTGCAAACTTGTAGTTCAGAAAGAATATATAAatgaataaacataaaatatcGATATCAAATATATCTCAACTTTGACAATTTTGTATTACAGCACTGGCACATGTCAACTAATAAGATGTAGTTTAGATCATCATATAACATTAAGTAATCACAAATAGTATAGATGGTCGTGGGAATAAAATGCTTCAATAATGTACACTTACACTAAGTTCTCTAGTTCGCATAGAAATGACATTTATACATAAAACAGTAGATATAACTGCAAATCAATACTTGAGTTGGTTTTTTTGATTGAGGGGAAGCATATCCTCGTCTTAGTTTAATGCCGTTCCCTCCAAAACCTACAACACTTGAAATCCCGGAAGCATCAACATTTAGCCAAGATTCCCATGTGCCATCTTCCCCGGTGAAAAGGGCGTGCAACCCCTGCAACCAAAGAGTGTGTAAAAGACCATTTCAATTTAATAACCATGAAAAATAACCTTCAATAAATGAAGAAGATCCTACTGGGGTTGAGCCTTGTAAATCAACACGAGCGGCAAAGAGACCTGATGGTTGAAAGGTCCTTCTATGCCAAACCTGAAAACATGGCACCCAGTTTCATGTATTAGTCTTTTGACAATTAATACACCCTAATTCAAAGACTTCAAGCCCAAACCCAAAATATGacaaaataataatgaaaaaCCTCATTATATGTTGATTGAGGGCTTAGCAAATCATCCCCGAAAGAAGGACAAAAACAGATGAAGACTCTTAGTTTAAGGGTGTGTTTTATTAGGTTCGTAAGATAAGAGAGTGATATATAGTCAAAAGATAAAAGGTTTGGCAACAAGTTAAGTAGTTGTATGAGACAGTAGTCCACTGTTTGGTTTGTGTGAGTAAATGTAAGATCGCATTTACACAATTATAATTTCTTATTTCttctatttttcaaaataacATCTCAAGCAGTTATTTCATTCCTCCAAAATCTGCAAACGATTGCATGAGGAATAAAATGAGCGGAATCCAAGTAATTTTTACCAATTAATTCAGTCTATTCTAGCTCCAACATAAAACAACTCACCAATCTGGTGAGATATTTTGTCGACAAAATATACAATTTATGAACACCAGCTGATGGATTTATTTAAGGAAATGAAAATGTGAAGCATATGTGTGATGATGGATCAGTGTTTATCTATCCTCCTCTCATCACAGCAACAAAACACACTCTAAATGACAATAATCATGCACCTGGAGTTAAGAAACATGAGAACAAGAAAGAAATAGGTAGTTGCAAGCACAACAAAGAGGAGAATCGAGTGATAGAATCAAAAGATAGAATTTTGGAACCTGGCTGCGATATGCATATTCCAGTTGCTCAGAAACATCTTCACGTATTGGAAGCCAGTCAAGACCACCTTTACGAGCAAACCAGTGACCTCGTAACACACGCCGATTCTCACCATTCCAGTAAACAGGAAAACAATGTCTCTTGGCCAAATCTACCTGCAAAACAAGGAGGTATCATGTGTTTTTGACAGAGAGCTAATGCATCCATGATGTGGGAGTTCCTAAAGATTTCAATATAATTGATGAAAAGTACATCACTGGGTGGGAGTTTTAATAAAACAGACACgatcaatttttgaaaaacggTTGAGAAATACATTTCTGAAGCACAGGAAAGAAGTGCAAGCAAATTTCTTCTGGAAAGTGAACTGAATGTAGGCAGTTAGGAATAGATGGCAAATAGAAGCACCTTAAAAATTCATCAAAAGAGCGGCTGTCATGTGGTCCTCGGCCAAAACCAAGAAAACTTGACTAtggaaaattcaaataaaatatgattataaGCTGATtgatatcttttatttaattattatattttattctaGTTTAGTTTAGTGAATGCGATGGTTCTAATAGGATTGTGAGATAGGATATAGTTATCTTTTAGGATATGGTCATGGTGATATTTATTTTGGAGGCTTGAatccatatatcttttaaaacaTTGGAGCCTCCTATATATTGGAGGATTGAATCAATAAAggatatcaaataaattattcacAATCTTGTCTTATGAGATCTAAGGCTATCTCCTAAAGAGCATTAAAACCAAGAGATCAAGAGGTTTTCTTAAATATGTAAACAAACCAAGCCGCTTGACGTTCGTTTGAGATCATTAATTAACCTTACCGAGCCGAGCTCAGGCTTAATTTCGAGCTCGACAAATTTATCAAATCAAGCTCGAGCCTAACCATATTCGGCTCATGAGCTCGCGAACATGCTCATTTATAGACTCGCAAGCTAGAGCTAGAGCTTGAGCTTGGTATGTGTCTCGCAAGCTCGAACTCGAGCTCGGGTCGTTTACTGTTTGCGAACATGTTAGTTTAGCGTTAGTTTATAGAGATATATTCCATTATATGCTCGAACTCGAGCTTGGTTCATTTATGTGTCTCGCAATCTCGAGCTCGGGTCGTTTACTGTTTGCGAACATGTTAGTTTAGCATTAGTTTATAGAGATATATTCCATTATATGCTCGAACTCGATTCTGTCTTTAACGAGATTGAATCAAGTTCAAACTTGAGTTCTATTATATGCTTAACGAGCCCAAGAACATGTCTGCTCAACGAGCCGTGCTCTAGCCAAGCTTATTAAACATTGATAAACGAGCTATTAACGAACTGAACTCAAGCTATTCACGAGCTTAGTAACTTCAAAATGAGCCGAGCTCGAACCTCATGATAAAAGCTTGAATCGAGCTCGAGCCTCATACTGTTAGGCTGGCTCGGTTCGTTTACATCCACTTTCTCTAACATGCCTCAATTTTAAAATGTTACGAATCTTTACAATCAACCCATTAGTCACCCCATAGTGCGATTCATAATTCGGGAACATAACATTGGCTTCATACCAAATTATTTGCAGCAAAATCAAACACAAGTTAATTTGATATACCACGCTAGTGATGTCAGCAaatgttatattatttttcactcgACAACCAACATATCCACATCTAATCAAAATATGTGTaggcaaaaaaatattttggcgGGATCTATTTTTATCAATTTTCTTGTGTGCCTTGACAAAGGCATGATGGTATCACTTTCAGAAACAAAACTAGTCGAAGACCATGGATTTAATCTGGATACAGAATCCCTTAATCATCTGAAATGTCTGCATAGTTTTCACCAAAAATACTAATTTACAAGATTCCTCCAATGATGTAGGATTTAGTCGTTGTTCATATAAAAATTCTATAGGATATGCATATGCAAACAACACTTGAGGATCGCttatcttaaataatttatcgtAGATACAAGTGCATGATTGATGTTTTAATAACAACCTTCAATGTATAGCAACATAATATACAAGATGAAAGTCACATCCTTTTCTTGGAGAATTCGATGAATGGAAAAAGTAACGAGGATAGAAACCTAATGTGCAGATGTGAAAAACGGTAGCAAGTTCAAATGCAAGAATCAAAATGAGCACTATAATACTATTTAGTATTTTCCAAACTAAATGTAGTCTAATGCTAGCCTAGCTCTCCAGCCACGTTCACTTTATTCTCCACAGTTTTAAGTTCGGTTGGTAGTAAAACAAACCATAGTTTGCATTAAAATGCCTGATAGGAGAACTTTAAAGAATAGTGTTATACTTAATTTTCTAAAAAGGAAGGATTGCAGTTATTCTTATTCGTCAGTCAAGAGTTAAGATTTGAGATCTCCCTCAAAGAGGCACGCTTATAAAACTGATCAAATCTTTTAACCTTGAAATAACCCGTCCATTCTAAGAACATTGAAGAAAAACGGATAATATGCCTAGTTCCATATTTAAATGTGAAAAGCTGTTTCAGAATTTACTCTTTGTTTTAGAACACCAGTCGACATTCCCATCCTAATCCACAAGTATGAAAacagaaattttaaaaatctacTGGTCACATTGACGAGAATAAGGTGGATATACCATCACATATTTCTCACTTTACCAGCCACCATTAAACAGCAATACTGTAAGAGGACTACTGAAAACAGTACCTCATACAAACCTCCCTTTACAGGAACACCAACTCTATCTTCTTCAGTTGCATACCGCTTCCATTTTGAACTCTCTGATGACAAATGTTTCATCTGTGTATTTGACCGGGAAACAATACTAGACTGCCCCCTTGGACCTTCACTACACTCAGCAAATTCTTTCCACCAACTTGAAAGCAACTCTTCCTCTCGCTGTTAAAATGCAAAGGAGCACCTCAGTAATTTAACAAGTGTGTTATaaataatgatttattttgtatattctttgaATACACAATATTTTTCCATGCAAAACCAAATTAAAATAAGGTAAATCGCATGACCTGCAAAAAAGATGCCTCTACTGCAAGAGAATCCCTCATACCAAATCGAAAATAATCACCTTTTCCCACAATTTCTGTTCGAGGAATTGATGCAGCAAGCTCTGCCACGGAAAGCAATACATATTACACCTAATGTTATACCACACATCCAAAGCATGCGTTAATTTTATCATATGATTCTCATTATATCAATAAAATTAAGTATATGGATAATGGTCATAAGTAGTTTAGATTGGAAGCTCGAGGCTGTTGATCTAATAAAAAGTTCCTCCTGAGTAAAACCATCAAAGCAGGAGTTGCCTCAGGACCCACAATTCGTAGCATAACAcgcaatttatttaaaataccaAAGCTACCTCTTTCTAAAGAATCTGGCAAGTTCAGAGAGCACTTCATAGTATCCTTGTCCCATGTAAAGCATAAACAGCAAGCGACAAGCTTAAAATTTCTTAACTGCTCACTCATTCAAATGTGTGCTACAAGCATGAAACAATAACCATGGAAGGTCCTTTTTCAATTGATTAAAGTAGACCTTGCTCCTAACGCTCACTGATAAAATCACACTTTCAGAATCTACTCCTTTTGCTCCCTCCAATATTTCAGGCAAAAATAGCCTCCAACTCATGAATTTTTGCCTTCCTAACTCATGGGCTGACTCTAGATTAATTGATCAAAGCTCTTGATTTATATAGTCTACATGCTTCATTCTTTCTTCTTTGCTTTTAAGAAGATAATAATTTATTGTGTATGAAATCAGCCTAAAAAGTTGATTCAATGTAGTTCCTACACGTCAGATGCTAATGTCTGCCATTCCCAACTTAATTATTAGTTTAGCCAACCTACCACTATTTAAATTGATTGTTTgttacaagaagaaattctcTTTACATCATAGGATCTCCATAAATGAAGATCTCTGTGGCAATCATGACATAATCAATCAGAAACAGATACCATCTGCTTTAAGTCCCTCACATCTCCTTCAATTCTTTTCATCTCCACAGGATCACAAGAAGTTCACATAAGAGTAATTATAAGTTTGATATCTGTCATTTGATCAGCTAACCGTGGGAAAATAACATCTGACTATACAGTACACAATCCCCAAGTCTATGGCCACAAATTAGCAT
Proteins encoded:
- the LOC140882495 gene encoding uncharacterized protein; this translates as MTSTRAEAKFEAMEKSVSGLQENMLQVQGRLEKIDRTLEGFGDLRVLIEQMIKAQGGEHINTIRVEDMQEKGESATGVGGNSKDDMVEEMKAALKKIELPMFEGEDPMGWLGKMEQYFEVHDTPRECKLKLAYICMQGPTVHWYRWMKAKIPTMTWDRLAEELLKRYGGIEANPYELIASLQQGELPIGTYIEKFERLVAQVGYIHEDQCLGYFMSGLREEIRRRMIVHNPRTVDRAMMLARGLEMELYGAVLDRGKHGSGFGVGPERRSFQDWVGLLRPNPMTENAVSSIVHFLGVLKPRVQET